A genomic region of uncultured Roseibium sp. contains the following coding sequences:
- a CDS encoding TrkH family potassium uptake protein, which yields MNVLGFLYVGLATAMLIPAIVDVAQKNADWQAFVFSALLTGLFGMLLSLAVGGSLREGLDTRQTFILTTLSWATLPAFGALPFLWLGIGYADAVFEAVSGFTTTGSTVLTGLDSLPPGLLVWRSMLQWMGGVGIIVMAIVLLPFLRIGGMQLFQSESSDRSEKIVSRSVELIRLIGLAYLFLTVLCIAAYLATGMELFDAFNHALTTIATGGYSTHDESFGYFKNPASGWVAVVFMIIGALPFVLLIQALRGHPLQLWRDPQVRALLGFLALVSLTLTVYLGINMRFPFEEALLRATFNVVSIVTGTGYALGDFSQWGAPVVGIAFLLMFVGGCTGSTTGGIKIFRFLVFFGTVRAHLRRMVRPHRIMSEEYAGTRLTPELSFSVLAFLVVYMGSVGIITVALSFFDLDLVTAISAAATSVGNVGPGLGPVIGPAGHFAPLPDGAKWLLSFAMLVGRLELFTVLVLLDPDFWSK from the coding sequence TTGAACGTTCTCGGGTTCTTGTATGTCGGCCTTGCGACCGCCATGCTCATACCGGCAATCGTCGATGTTGCCCAGAAAAACGCCGACTGGCAGGCCTTCGTTTTTTCCGCATTGCTGACCGGCCTGTTCGGGATGCTGCTGTCGCTGGCAGTCGGAGGCTCGCTACGCGAAGGTCTCGACACGCGGCAGACCTTCATTCTCACAACCTTGTCCTGGGCGACGTTGCCGGCCTTTGGTGCCTTGCCGTTTCTCTGGCTTGGGATCGGCTATGCCGACGCGGTGTTCGAAGCGGTTTCGGGGTTCACGACAACGGGTTCGACCGTGCTGACCGGTCTGGACAGCCTGCCGCCGGGGCTTCTTGTGTGGCGCTCCATGCTTCAATGGATGGGCGGCGTCGGGATCATCGTCATGGCGATCGTTCTGCTGCCCTTTCTGCGGATCGGCGGGATGCAGCTGTTTCAGAGCGAAAGCTCGGACCGCTCGGAGAAGATCGTCAGCCGGTCGGTGGAACTGATCCGGCTGATCGGGCTTGCCTACCTTTTCCTGACCGTCCTGTGCATCGCGGCCTACCTTGCGACGGGCATGGAACTGTTCGATGCGTTCAATCACGCGCTGACGACGATCGCGACGGGTGGCTACTCGACCCATGACGAATCGTTCGGATATTTCAAGAACCCGGCCTCGGGCTGGGTCGCCGTGGTGTTCATGATCATCGGGGCCTTGCCGTTCGTCCTGCTCATCCAGGCGCTGCGCGGGCACCCCCTGCAGCTCTGGCGCGACCCGCAGGTGCGCGCGCTTCTGGGCTTTCTTGCCCTCGTCTCACTGACGCTTACCGTCTATCTCGGCATCAACATGCGCTTTCCGTTCGAGGAGGCGCTGCTTCGGGCCACCTTCAACGTGGTGTCGATCGTGACCGGCACCGGCTATGCGCTGGGTGACTTTTCCCAATGGGGTGCACCGGTCGTCGGCATCGCCTTTCTCCTGATGTTCGTGGGGGGGTGCACCGGTTCGACGACCGGCGGCATCAAGATTTTCCGGTTCCTGGTGTTCTTCGGCACGGTGCGTGCGCATCTGCGCCGCATGGTCCGGCCGCACAGGATCATGTCCGAAGAATATGCCGGAACCCGGCTGACGCCCGAGCTGTCGTTTTCGGTTCTTGCGTTCCTGGTCGTCTACATGGGGTCGGTCGGGATCATCACCGTGGCGCTGTCGTTTTTCGATCTCGATCTGGTAACGGCAATTTCGGCGGCGGCAACATCTGTCGGCAATGTCGGGCCGGGGCTCGGGCCGGTGATCGGACCGGCGGGTCATTTCGCACCGCTGCCCGACGGTGCCAAATGGCTGCTGTCCTTTGCGATGCTTGTTGGCCGTCTGGAACTGTTCACGGTATTGGTGCTGCTGGATCCGGACTTCTGGTCCAAGTAA
- a CDS encoding HlyD family type I secretion periplasmic adaptor subunit produces the protein MSAGDWNYANDIRDVIQTKPPRYTTNVIRIGLILFIVALAWAYFATLKEVTRGDGRVVPSRQIQVVQAPEPGIVEKIFVREGDVVEEGQPLIEIDDTTFSSQLGEIRQRRWALMARVARLDSEADEKPLAFPQELATEAPRLIAEEENVYLDKKARLENELRVLQNQASQREQEYQELLAKQDKLESVIKIMKREVEIKQNLYERRVLPEIEFLQLQRQLTESEGELAITKASVQRALAGKEEARERSGSAVAEFVSEASQQLAESRGELAVIEESLRGAADKVRRTELVSPVKGIINKLNITTIGAVVQPAADLVEIVPLEDTLLIEARIRPKDVAFLHPGQKAQVKITAYDFSVYGGLEGNLERISADTTEDEEGNRFFRVMIRTDKNYLGSDTEPLPIIPGMVASIDILTGEKTVLDYILKPIKKVRDEALRER, from the coding sequence ATGAGTGCCGGCGATTGGAATTACGCGAACGACATCCGCGACGTCATTCAGACGAAGCCGCCACGGTACACGACAAACGTCATCCGGATCGGTCTCATCCTGTTTATTGTCGCCCTCGCCTGGGCCTATTTCGCAACCCTGAAAGAGGTCACGCGCGGAGATGGGCGCGTTGTCCCTTCCCGGCAAATACAGGTCGTCCAGGCGCCTGAACCAGGCATTGTCGAGAAGATATTCGTGCGCGAAGGCGACGTGGTCGAAGAAGGTCAACCGCTCATAGAGATCGACGATACGACCTTTTCCTCGCAGCTTGGCGAAATCCGTCAGCGCCGGTGGGCCCTGATGGCCAGGGTTGCCAGGCTCGATTCGGAGGCGGATGAAAAGCCCCTCGCGTTTCCGCAGGAACTTGCGACGGAAGCCCCGCGCCTGATCGCGGAAGAAGAAAACGTTTACCTGGACAAGAAGGCAAGGCTGGAGAACGAACTCCGGGTCCTGCAGAACCAGGCCTCCCAGCGCGAACAGGAATATCAGGAGCTGCTCGCAAAACAGGACAAGCTCGAATCCGTTATCAAGATCATGAAGCGCGAAGTCGAGATCAAGCAGAACCTCTATGAGCGCCGGGTTCTTCCGGAAATCGAATTCCTGCAGTTGCAGCGCCAGCTGACCGAAAGCGAAGGCGAACTCGCCATCACCAAAGCCTCGGTACAAAGGGCCCTTGCCGGCAAGGAAGAAGCGCGCGAGCGCTCCGGCAGCGCGGTCGCGGAGTTCGTGTCCGAAGCCAGCCAGCAGCTTGCGGAAAGCCGCGGCGAACTTGCTGTCATCGAGGAAAGCCTCAGAGGTGCGGCCGACAAGGTGCGCAGGACCGAACTGGTCTCTCCCGTCAAGGGCATCATAAACAAATTGAACATCACAACGATCGGCGCGGTGGTTCAGCCTGCCGCCGATCTGGTTGAGATCGTTCCGCTGGAGGACACGCTTCTCATCGAAGCCAGAATTCGGCCCAAGGACGTCGCATTCCTGCATCCCGGTCAAAAGGCACAGGTCAAGATCACGGCCTACGACTTCTCTGTATACGGTGGTCTTGAAGGAAACCTTGAGCGCATCAGCGCCGACACGACTGAAGACGAGGAAGGTAATCGCTTCTTCCGCGTAATGATAAGAACAGATAAAAACTATCTGGGTTCAGACACCGAACCTTTACCAATAATACCAGGAATGGTTGCGTCGATCGATATATTAACCGGCGAGAAAACGGTCCTGGACTACATCTTGAAGCCGATCAAGAAAGTTCGGGATGAAGCCTTGAGGGAGCGCTGA
- a CDS encoding type I secretion system permease/ATPase, producing MLNKTTEETKEADAIPASQASTDPLALCLKHIARVHGYVVSDAVIWNGLPRSGDRLSVGLLGRAAANCGLKVLPDKIELDTIPLAALPCIVTLNNSDLRVLSAIDRETGKAELIDPSQAPEKQRVELSDFKQQYSGYAIFFQPAVDKSGKSERSLGSEGHWFWSTVSSYWRDYTHVAFAALLINLLALASPLFTMNVYDRVVPNFAIPTLWALAIGVILTLIFDFILKIARGQIINVAGKQADNALASRIFAHALAIDFEKRPVSSGQFANHIREFENVREFITSSSLISIIDIFFIGIFVAVLFLLVGPIAVVPLIAVPIVLAISLFVQAPLSGAIEQSHRESAIRHSILVESIANLDTVRALNAEGRMQTKWERSVAASSAAIMKGRFWALIAQSGTGLVQASVSIVIIVWGVYLIQSGDITMGALIAAMMLSGRVLAPLANVANTLTRLRQTLHSYKILNEVMETETERKPGRTYINKRIASGSVEFKGVNFRYPGAEDDSLKNISFKIAPGETVGLIGRVGSGKSTIGRLLSGLYYPSNGTVLIDGTDTRQFDPADLRSNVGFLSQDNVLFSGTVRENISAGDPFADDDALVEAARIAGVEEFIAQNPLGYDLQVGEGGRFLSGGQKQAVALARILLRRPRILFLDEPSSHLDLASERRLISRLMDYNTPDTTVIISTHRMSLVELTDRLITLDYGKLALDGPRLEILRKLQELGAVNAANQQNAQGEIS from the coding sequence ATGCTCAACAAAACTACCGAAGAGACGAAAGAGGCGGACGCGATTCCGGCTTCTCAGGCGTCGACAGATCCGCTGGCCTTGTGTCTCAAGCACATCGCCCGGGTACACGGTTACGTCGTTTCGGACGCGGTGATCTGGAATGGTCTACCCCGCAGTGGAGATCGCCTTTCAGTCGGTTTGCTCGGGCGCGCGGCCGCAAATTGCGGTCTGAAGGTGCTGCCTGACAAGATCGAACTCGACACCATCCCGCTTGCGGCTCTTCCCTGTATCGTCACCTTGAACAATTCGGACCTGCGCGTGCTTTCCGCCATCGACCGGGAGACAGGCAAGGCCGAACTGATCGATCCGTCACAGGCTCCGGAAAAACAACGGGTCGAGCTTTCCGATTTCAAACAGCAATACAGCGGCTATGCGATATTCTTTCAGCCTGCCGTCGACAAGTCCGGCAAGAGCGAGCGGTCTCTTGGATCTGAGGGGCACTGGTTCTGGAGCACCGTTTCTTCTTACTGGCGCGACTACACCCACGTTGCGTTTGCGGCGCTCCTGATCAACCTGCTGGCACTCGCCTCGCCGCTTTTCACGATGAATGTCTACGACCGCGTCGTCCCTAACTTTGCGATCCCGACGCTTTGGGCGCTCGCGATCGGGGTCATCCTGACCCTGATTTTCGACTTCATATTGAAAATCGCCCGGGGCCAGATCATCAACGTTGCCGGAAAACAGGCCGATAACGCGCTCGCGAGCAGGATCTTCGCACACGCGCTCGCCATCGACTTTGAAAAACGTCCGGTCAGTTCCGGCCAGTTCGCCAATCACATCCGCGAGTTTGAAAACGTCCGCGAATTCATTACGTCATCGTCGCTGATCTCCATCATCGACATTTTCTTCATCGGCATTTTTGTCGCCGTGCTGTTTCTTCTGGTCGGACCGATCGCGGTGGTCCCGCTCATCGCGGTTCCCATTGTGCTGGCGATAAGCCTGTTCGTGCAGGCGCCTTTGTCCGGCGCAATCGAGCAGTCGCATCGGGAAAGTGCAATCCGCCATTCCATCCTTGTCGAAAGCATCGCCAATCTGGACACGGTCAGGGCGCTCAACGCCGAGGGCCGCATGCAGACGAAGTGGGAACGCTCCGTCGCAGCCAGCAGCGCGGCAATCATGAAAGGGCGTTTCTGGGCACTGATCGCGCAATCGGGCACAGGTCTTGTCCAGGCGTCGGTCTCCATCGTGATCATTGTCTGGGGTGTCTACCTGATCCAGAGCGGCGATATCACGATGGGAGCCCTGATCGCGGCAATGATGCTCTCGGGCCGTGTCCTGGCACCGCTCGCCAATGTCGCCAACACGTTGACCCGGCTGCGCCAGACCCTTCATTCCTACAAGATCCTCAATGAGGTCATGGAAACCGAGACCGAGCGCAAACCCGGCCGCACCTATATCAACAAGCGCATCGCTTCCGGTTCGGTTGAGTTCAAGGGTGTCAATTTCCGGTATCCGGGCGCCGAGGATGACAGTCTCAAGAACATCTCGTTCAAGATCGCGCCGGGAGAGACCGTTGGTCTGATCGGACGCGTCGGGTCAGGCAAAAGCACGATCGGGCGCCTGTTGTCGGGACTGTACTATCCCTCGAACGGCACCGTCCTGATTGACGGCACGGACACACGGCAATTCGATCCGGCCGACCTGAGATCCAATGTCGGCTTTCTCTCGCAGGACAACGTTCTTTTCAGCGGAACCGTGCGCGAGAATATCAGCGCGGGCGACCCTTTCGCGGACGACGACGCCCTTGTCGAGGCGGCAAGGATCGCCGGCGTCGAGGAGTTCATTGCCCAGAACCCGCTCGGATACGATCTCCAGGTCGGCGAAGGCGGAAGGTTCCTTTCCGGCGGGCAGAAGCAGGCCGTTGCACTCGCCAGGATCCTGCTCAGAAGGCCCCGGATACTGTTTCTCGATGAGCCCTCCAGTCACCTCGATCTTGCATCGGAGCGCCGGCTGATTTCCAGGCTGATGGACTACAACACCCCCGACACCACCGTCATCATCAGCACACACCGCATGAGTCTCGTCGAACTGACGGACCGGTTGATCACTCTCGACTACGGCAAGCTTGCCCTGGACGGGCCGCGACTGGAGATCCTCAGGAAACTTCAGGAACTCGGCGCAGTGAACGCCGCCAATCAACAGAACGCTCAAGGGGAAATCTCATGA
- a CDS encoding TolC family outer membrane protein yields the protein MRVSNTGVNYPPTGPTKAWACVGRYNSVRRTKNKNVALSSMRILPALLLSVCLVEASVAADLRQVVQEAVSTNPDVLESAANRRARDNEYRRSQGAFLPTLDLSAELGPERLDRPNSFSADENDQWRFSKEFTVTVQQLLFDGFASVNEVYRQSARVDGAALRVMERSEAIALDAVESYIDVLRSTAILAKARLNVEKHKRIFSDVRLRFEGGETGAADLAQARERVAAAEVIVSEVQQSLLDTIAKYERVVGRKPSSLAPATPAQLPNGSINQLVDSAVQTHPTVRAAVADADAAKFEYESSKGNFFPEVALQGQATVGDDIGGIEGRNNEYSGKVIFSWNLYNGGRDTALSQEYSERLTEAQIRVDRIRRELKEGIQRSFAAVSTTTDRIAALREQLAANRQVVEGYRQEYDIGQRTLLDVLNAENALFNSEIELISVRAVYAFSTYQLRATSGDLLAYLSVTPPPEAADGQREAATILPRNPLNLEPLRKF from the coding sequence TTGCGCGTTAGCAACACCGGTGTCAATTACCCGCCAACGGGCCCAACAAAAGCATGGGCATGCGTTGGAAGGTATAATAGTGTGCGCCGAACAAAGAACAAAAATGTGGCACTGTCGTCTATGCGTATCTTACCGGCCCTTCTGTTGAGCGTTTGTCTGGTTGAAGCCTCAGTTGCCGCAGACCTGAGACAGGTTGTACAGGAAGCTGTCTCTACCAATCCGGATGTCCTGGAGTCGGCTGCCAACCGGCGCGCGCGCGACAACGAATATCGCCGTTCTCAAGGAGCCTTCCTCCCCACGCTCGATCTGTCGGCGGAACTCGGACCGGAACGGCTTGACCGGCCGAACTCTTTCAGCGCCGACGAAAACGACCAATGGCGCTTCTCGAAAGAATTCACGGTGACCGTGCAGCAGCTGTTGTTCGACGGGTTCGCCTCGGTGAACGAGGTCTACCGTCAGAGTGCCCGCGTAGATGGCGCCGCGCTGCGTGTCATGGAACGCTCTGAGGCGATCGCGCTCGACGCAGTTGAATCGTACATCGACGTGCTGCGCAGCACCGCGATCCTGGCGAAGGCGAGACTGAACGTCGAAAAACACAAACGCATATTCTCCGACGTGCGCCTGCGTTTTGAAGGCGGCGAGACCGGCGCTGCGGATCTGGCGCAGGCCCGGGAACGGGTTGCCGCGGCAGAAGTGATCGTTTCAGAAGTCCAGCAATCGCTCCTCGACACAATTGCCAAGTACGAACGCGTCGTGGGCAGGAAGCCCTCCTCACTGGCCCCGGCGACGCCGGCACAGCTTCCGAACGGAAGTATCAATCAGCTTGTCGATTCTGCGGTTCAGACCCACCCGACGGTTCGGGCTGCCGTTGCCGACGCCGATGCGGCGAAGTTCGAGTACGAGTCCAGCAAGGGAAATTTCTTTCCCGAAGTCGCGCTGCAGGGTCAGGCGACAGTTGGAGACGATATCGGCGGGATCGAGGGCCGCAACAACGAGTATTCCGGCAAGGTGATCTTCTCCTGGAACCTTTACAACGGCGGGCGGGACACGGCTCTGAGCCAGGAATACAGCGAACGTCTCACCGAAGCCCAGATCCGCGTCGACCGCATCCGCCGCGAGTTAAAGGAAGGCATCCAACGCTCCTTTGCGGCGGTCAGCACCACCACCGACCGGATCGCCGCGCTGCGTGAACAACTTGCCGCGAACCGGCAGGTCGTGGAAGGCTACCGGCAGGAATATGACATCGGCCAGCGGACATTGCTTGACGTGCTGAATGCGGAAAATGCGCTTTTCAACAGCGAGATCGAACTGATTTCCGTTCGCGCGGTCTATGCTTTTTCCACGTATCAGTTGAGAGCGACATCGGGTGATCTTCTCGCCTATCTGAGCGTCACGCCTCCGCCCGAGGCGGCGGACGGGCAACGGGAAGCGGCAACCATCCTGCCCCGAAATCCACTCAATCTTGAACCATTACGTAAATTCTAA
- a CDS encoding transglutaminase-like cysteine peptidase, with amino-acid sequence MDYRAAAPAVTAAKRRGVHTAWLVCFSILLVRLTTGAAAADNAPGAGTPTSIDPDKVMQLASADATPAPVHAAASLEKSAASANAADVVNIPQPKPSDRGRAIAVAPTGAAPKALKPTLLFGSLGKSIELSPITRRWQKALADFAPQTASAQNVHLTHPAYTAILKQAGQKRRGLQIPKVNELVNRLLAYREDSALYETGEYWASPTETLAHRAGDCEDFAILKYALLRDLGIADEDMRIVVLRDAALRQFHAVLTVRHKGQWLILDNRFSRVRFERDLPHYKPLYSVNAAGEWTHAGQPGTPVRLAARLQSATR; translated from the coding sequence ATGGATTACCGAGCAGCCGCTCCGGCGGTTACGGCGGCAAAAAGACGCGGCGTTCACACGGCATGGCTCGTGTGTTTTTCCATTCTTCTGGTCCGGCTGACCACCGGCGCTGCGGCTGCGGACAACGCCCCCGGCGCAGGAACTCCGACAAGCATTGATCCGGACAAGGTGATGCAACTGGCTTCGGCCGATGCCACGCCGGCACCAGTGCACGCCGCCGCTTCCCTCGAAAAATCGGCTGCAAGCGCGAACGCCGCCGATGTCGTCAACATTCCCCAACCCAAGCCCTCGGACCGCGGCCGCGCCATCGCGGTTGCCCCTACCGGAGCTGCCCCGAAGGCCCTGAAGCCGACGCTGCTCTTTGGATCGCTGGGAAAGTCGATCGAACTGTCGCCGATCACGCGGCGCTGGCAAAAGGCCCTCGCCGATTTTGCACCGCAGACCGCATCGGCGCAAAACGTTCATCTGACCCATCCGGCATATACTGCGATCCTGAAGCAGGCGGGGCAGAAGCGTAGAGGGCTGCAGATCCCGAAAGTGAACGAACTCGTCAACCGATTGCTGGCGTACCGGGAAGACAGCGCGCTCTACGAGACGGGTGAATATTGGGCGAGCCCAACAGAAACGCTGGCGCACCGTGCAGGTGACTGCGAGGATTTCGCGATCCTGAAATATGCCCTCCTCCGGGATCTTGGCATCGCCGACGAAGACATGAGGATCGTGGTCTTGCGCGACGCAGCTCTGCGGCAGTTCCACGCGGTGCTCACGGTTCGTCACAAGGGGCAGTGGCTTATCCTGGACAACCGGTTCTCGCGCGTCCGTTTCGAGCGGGATCTGCCGCACTACAAGCCGCTTTACTCAGTCAATGCGGCCGGTGAATGGACACACGCAGGACAGCCCGGCACACCTGTCAGACTTGCAGCCCGGCTGCAATCAGCAACACGCTGA